In Archangium violaceum, the following are encoded in one genomic region:
- the tnpB gene encoding IS66 family insertion sequence element accessory protein TnpB (TnpB, as the term is used for proteins encoded by IS66 family insertion elements, is considered an accessory protein, since TnpC, encoded by a neighboring gene, is a DDE family transposase.), with the protein MIGSTRRLAVYAYGQPCDMRKSFDALCGLVTQALGRDFLSGDVFLFVGRDRKRAKALFWDGTGLCLYAKRLEKGRFAPLWRRESGAQPLELTVSELALFLEGSEMVGRAPLSPEPYKLVPLFQAQTVQGVTS; encoded by the coding sequence GTGATTGGCTCCACGCGCAGGCTCGCGGTGTACGCCTACGGGCAGCCGTGCGACATGCGCAAGAGCTTCGATGCGCTGTGCGGGCTGGTGACGCAGGCGCTGGGGCGCGACTTCCTCTCGGGAGACGTCTTCCTCTTCGTCGGACGGGACAGGAAGAGGGCCAAGGCGCTCTTCTGGGACGGCACCGGGCTGTGCTTGTACGCCAAGCGGTTGGAGAAGGGACGCTTCGCCCCGCTGTGGCGGCGCGAGAGTGGCGCGCAGCCGCTTGAGCTGACGGTGTCGGAGCTGGCCCTGTTCCTGGAGGGCAGCGAGATGGTGGGGCGAGCGCCGCTGTCGCCCGAGCCGTACAAACTGGTGCCTCTCTTCCAAGCCCAGACAGTGCAGGGGGTGACTTCGTGA
- a CDS encoding transposase: MSVVPKKEAEEMDMKEQAEKFRKVVQERGGVGPRARYTEEQRQEALEYVRARQQQGASVEEAAKELGMSSWTLSRWGSAARRATQQQPAREALVPVEIKAERAQARGRGLVVHGPGGVRVEGLSLEDAVRLLRGLQ, encoded by the coding sequence ATGTCCGTCGTCCCCAAGAAGGAGGCGGAAGAGATGGACATGAAGGAGCAGGCGGAGAAGTTCCGGAAGGTGGTGCAAGAGCGGGGAGGAGTGGGCCCGAGAGCGCGCTACACGGAGGAGCAGAGACAGGAAGCGTTGGAGTACGTGCGAGCGCGCCAGCAGCAGGGGGCGAGCGTGGAGGAAGCGGCGAAGGAGTTGGGCATGAGCAGCTGGACGCTCAGCCGGTGGGGCAGCGCGGCGCGCCGAGCCACCCAGCAGCAGCCCGCGAGGGAGGCGCTGGTGCCCGTCGAGATAAAGGCCGAGCGTGCCCAGGCTCGAGGAAGGGGGCTGGTGGTGCACGGGCCGGGGGGAGTCCGGGTGGAGGGGCTGTCGCTGGAAGACGCGGTGCGGTTGCTGAGGGGGCTGCAGTGA
- a CDS encoding DUF1330 domain-containing protein, translating into MKTKRSLLLAVLAGTSIGALPAMSLYAQAASAAKPPAFYISEFELTDAEGIRPYSAAVESTFAPFGGRYVVRGGKVTSLEGEPTKRIVMIAFPSMEQAQAWYDSPKYREIMPIRHRSAKSRVFIVEGVAK; encoded by the coding sequence ATGAAGACGAAACGATCCCTTCTGCTCGCTGTACTGGCCGGCACCTCCATTGGCGCTCTTCCGGCCATGAGCCTGTACGCCCAGGCGGCTTCCGCCGCCAAGCCGCCTGCCTTCTACATCTCCGAATTCGAACTGACCGACGCGGAAGGCATCAGGCCCTACAGCGCCGCAGTCGAGTCGACCTTCGCGCCGTTCGGCGGACGCTACGTCGTGCGAGGCGGCAAGGTCACCTCTCTGGAAGGCGAGCCCACCAAGCGCATCGTCATGATCGCGTTTCCGAGCATGGAACAGGCTCAAGCCTGGTATGACTCTCCCAAGTACCGGGAGATCATGCCAATCCGGCACAGATCGGCCAAGTCGCGGGTCTTCATCGTGGAAGGCGTCGCCAAGTAA
- a CDS encoding putative quinol monooxygenase: MNLRQSLMVCASALALCLGPPALAQKAQVPFVRLADLEIDPAQLEGFKAAAREHAVATLRLERGVLALHAAAEKGNPARIRVFEMYADESAYQAHLRTPHFQRFRSGTAKMVLARKMYDAVPILLGAKPRLPAKALVRIAELEIAPAQLEAYKAAVTEEIETSIRIEAGVLAIYSVALKENPTHLRFFEIYADEKAYRQHLESPHFKKYVDVTKSMITARRLFETEPLSLSAKPR, encoded by the coding sequence ATGAACCTTAGGCAGTCCCTGATGGTGTGCGCGTCGGCGCTTGCGTTGTGCCTTGGCCCACCCGCCCTGGCCCAGAAAGCGCAGGTCCCGTTCGTGCGACTGGCGGACCTGGAAATCGACCCCGCGCAGCTGGAAGGCTTCAAGGCGGCGGCTCGCGAGCATGCGGTGGCGACGCTTCGGCTGGAGCGGGGCGTGCTGGCCCTCCATGCCGCGGCGGAGAAAGGCAACCCGGCCCGCATCCGTGTGTTCGAGATGTACGCGGACGAAAGCGCGTATCAAGCACATCTGCGGACGCCGCATTTCCAGAGGTTCCGCTCTGGCACGGCCAAGATGGTGCTGGCCCGCAAAATGTACGACGCGGTGCCTATCCTGCTCGGCGCAAAGCCGCGGTTGCCTGCCAAAGCGCTTGTGCGTATCGCCGAGTTGGAAATCGCTCCGGCCCAGCTCGAAGCCTACAAGGCCGCCGTGACGGAGGAGATCGAAACCTCGATCCGCATCGAAGCCGGCGTGCTGGCCATCTACTCGGTGGCCTTGAAAGAGAACCCGACCCATCTGCGGTTTTTCGAGATTTACGCGGACGAGAAGGCATACCGTCAGCACCTCGAGTCGCCGCACTTCAAGAAGTACGTGGACGTCACCAAGTCCATGATCACGGCTCGCAGGCTTTTCGAGACGGAGCCGCTCTCGCTCAGCGCGAAGCCACGGTGA
- a CDS encoding NADP-dependent oxidoreductase — protein sequence MRAVVMRSYGGPEVLALEELAPPEPLLTEVFVRVRAAGTNPVDTMVRSGALPLVKPPGILGWDVSGIVEKVFPGVTRFRVGDEVFGMPFFPRPAGAYAEYVAAPARQLARKPAALGHIQAAGLPLAGLTAWQGLVDAAGVQPGQRVLIHAASGGVGHLAVQIAKAHGAYVVGTASRAKHDFVRSLGADEVIDYRETDFTEAVRDVDVAFDLVGRDYTARTLEILRPGGALVTISRTNAELVARAEATGRRYIGFAVEPDSVCLERLATLVAEGKLRVHVGQTFPLEEAARAHTLYAGGHPPGKIVLTV from the coding sequence ATGCGCGCTGTCGTGATGCGTTCGTACGGTGGACCGGAGGTGCTCGCGCTCGAAGAACTCGCGCCTCCGGAGCCGCTCCTCACGGAAGTCTTCGTGCGCGTCCGCGCCGCCGGGACCAATCCGGTCGACACGATGGTGCGCTCCGGCGCACTTCCACTCGTGAAGCCGCCCGGCATCCTCGGGTGGGACGTCTCGGGTATTGTCGAGAAGGTCTTCCCGGGCGTCACGCGGTTTCGCGTCGGCGACGAAGTGTTCGGGATGCCGTTCTTTCCCCGTCCCGCTGGGGCTTACGCGGAGTACGTCGCGGCGCCAGCGCGCCAGCTCGCACGAAAGCCCGCCGCTCTCGGCCACATTCAGGCCGCTGGGCTGCCGCTAGCCGGGCTGACCGCGTGGCAAGGGCTCGTCGATGCGGCGGGCGTGCAGCCGGGCCAACGCGTCTTGATCCACGCGGCCAGCGGCGGCGTGGGGCATCTCGCCGTGCAGATTGCGAAGGCGCACGGGGCGTATGTCGTCGGCACAGCGAGTCGCGCGAAGCACGATTTCGTGCGCTCCCTGGGGGCCGACGAGGTGATCGACTATCGGGAGACCGATTTCACCGAGGCCGTGCGCGATGTGGACGTCGCGTTCGATCTCGTCGGGCGTGACTACACGGCGCGCACGCTGGAGATCCTGCGACCAGGCGGCGCGCTCGTGACGATCTCGCGGACGAACGCGGAGCTCGTCGCGCGCGCCGAGGCGACCGGCCGCCGATACATCGGGTTCGCCGTCGAGCCAGACTCCGTCTGCCTCGAGCGTCTCGCCACGCTCGTGGCCGAGGGAAAACTGCGCGTCCACGTCGGGCAGACGTTCCCGCTCGAGGAGGCGGCGCGTGCGCACACGCTCTATGCAGGCGGTCATCCGCCGGGAAAGATCGTCCTGACCGTTTGA
- a CDS encoding superoxide dismutase, which produces MKFLCLDRPLPGATLEKYQPHLENEVRHTWESYKSGIVRDIYFRQDRPGVAIFLECESADAAKNVLAEFPLVRTGLIEFEVIPLGPFINWELLFAKAER; this is translated from the coding sequence ATGAAGTTTCTTTGCCTCGACCGCCCACTGCCCGGAGCCACGCTCGAGAAGTACCAGCCTCACCTGGAGAACGAAGTCCGTCACACCTGGGAGTCGTACAAGAGCGGCATCGTCCGCGACATCTACTTCCGTCAGGACCGGCCCGGCGTCGCCATTTTTCTCGAATGCGAGAGCGCCGACGCCGCGAAGAACGTACTCGCCGAGTTCCCCCTCGTCAGGACCGGGCTCATCGAGTTCGAGGTCATCCCGCTCGGCCCCTTTATCAACTGGGAGCTTCTCTTCGCGAAGGCCGAGAGATGA
- a CDS encoding aldo/keto reductase: protein MSKRTLGRQGLEVSAIGLGCMGMSWSYGPPKDTQEMIALIRAAVDRGVTFFDTAEVYGPLTNEELLGEALAPFRGRVVIATKFGFAPAHEGEGRWSLINSRPEHIRQAAEKSLKRLKVDAIDLYYQHRVDPAVPIEDVAGAVKDLIREGKVKHFGLSEAGAQTIRRAHAVQPVTALQSEYSLWWREPETSVLPTLEELGIGFVPFSPLGKGFLTGKIDPTTTFDSSDFRSTIPRFQPENLQANRAFVELLARIAKEKNATPGQIALAWVLAQKPWIVPIPGTTKQERMIENAGAADIVLTASDLRELEDGASRIKPSGDRYPPQQQRLIDR from the coding sequence ATCTCCAAACGTACGCTCGGGCGGCAAGGACTCGAGGTCTCCGCCATCGGCCTCGGCTGCATGGGCATGAGCTGGAGCTACGGCCCACCGAAGGACACCCAGGAGATGATCGCGCTCATCCGCGCAGCTGTCGATCGCGGCGTCACGTTCTTCGACACGGCGGAAGTGTACGGACCGCTGACGAACGAGGAACTCCTCGGCGAAGCCCTCGCGCCGTTCCGCGGGCGCGTCGTCATTGCGACGAAATTCGGGTTCGCGCCGGCGCATGAAGGGGAAGGGAGATGGAGCCTCATCAATAGCCGCCCGGAGCACATCAGGCAGGCCGCCGAAAAGTCGTTGAAGCGGCTGAAGGTCGACGCGATCGACCTCTATTACCAACACCGCGTCGACCCAGCGGTACCCATCGAAGACGTGGCAGGCGCTGTGAAGGACCTCATTCGCGAAGGGAAGGTCAAACACTTCGGCCTCTCCGAAGCGGGGGCGCAGACGATCCGTCGCGCGCACGCGGTGCAGCCGGTCACCGCGCTCCAGAGCGAGTATTCGTTGTGGTGGCGCGAGCCCGAGACGAGCGTGTTGCCGACGCTCGAGGAGCTTGGCATTGGCTTCGTGCCGTTCAGCCCGCTAGGCAAAGGCTTTCTGACCGGCAAGATCGACCCGACCACTACGTTCGATTCGAGCGATTTCCGGAGCACCATCCCGCGGTTCCAGCCCGAGAACCTTCAGGCGAACCGGGCATTCGTGGAGCTGCTCGCGCGGATCGCCAAGGAGAAGAACGCCACCCCCGGTCAGATCGCGCTCGCGTGGGTGCTCGCGCAGAAGCCGTGGATCGTACCGATCCCAGGGACGACGAAGCAGGAGCGCATGATCGAGAACGCGGGCGCCGCCGACATCGTGCTCACGGCAAGCGACCTCCGCGAGCTCGAGGACGGCGCCTCGCGTATCAAGCCGAGCGGAGACCGCTACCCGCCGCAACAGCAACGCCTGATCGATCGCTGA
- a CDS encoding carboxymuconolactone decarboxylase family protein, translating to MSNNKPQSAVRKSLGGFAPKLVDLTEDVLFGDVWERPQLSKRDRSLITCAALIATGKTEQMDFHFPNALKNGVTEEELVEMITHLAFYVGWPNALSAVNRAKTLFEKEEA from the coding sequence ATGAGCAACAACAAGCCACAGAGCGCGGTGCGCAAGTCCCTCGGCGGCTTCGCGCCGAAGCTCGTCGACCTCACCGAGGACGTCCTGTTCGGCGACGTCTGGGAACGACCGCAGCTCTCGAAGCGCGACCGCAGCTTGATCACCTGCGCGGCGCTCATCGCGACGGGCAAGACGGAGCAGATGGACTTCCACTTCCCGAACGCGCTCAAGAACGGCGTCACCGAGGAGGAACTCGTCGAGATGATCACGCACCTCGCATTCTACGTCGGTTGGCCGAACGCGCTGTCCGCGGTGAACCGCGCAAAGACGCTCTTTGAGAAGGAGGAAGCATGA
- a CDS encoding DUF2255 family protein: protein MSTWLNDELRRIAEADDLHISPFREDGKTYGTPTWIWSVAVGDTLYVRAYNGRNSRWYQAALRQKAGRITAAGMAKEVAFEPVEGPINARVDEAYRTKYQSSPYLAPMLGARARAATVKVVPRETRTLTEERQP from the coding sequence ATGAGCACTTGGTTGAATGACGAACTCCGCAGGATCGCCGAGGCAGATGACCTCCACATCTCACCGTTCCGCGAGGACGGGAAGACGTACGGCACCCCGACGTGGATCTGGTCCGTCGCGGTCGGTGACACGCTCTACGTGCGCGCCTACAACGGGCGGAACTCGCGCTGGTACCAGGCGGCGCTGCGGCAGAAGGCGGGTCGGATCACCGCCGCCGGGATGGCGAAGGAGGTCGCCTTCGAGCCGGTGGAGGGCCCGATCAACGCCCGTGTCGACGAGGCGTACCGGACGAAATACCAGAGCAGCCCCTATCTTGCCCCGATGCTTGGGGCACGCGCGCGCGCCGCGACCGTGAAGGTCGTGCCGCGAGAGACGCGAACCCTTACCGAGGAGAGACAGCCATGA
- a CDS encoding aldo/keto reductase, whose translation MKAGLTLAAGAALTSIFGCAQSGLSKRMPDPGMTAKGHVHARGNRRRLGSLEVSSVGLGCLPLVGYYGERLDRTASVALIRWAFDRGCTFFDTAEVYGPYFSEECVGEALAPVRDEVVIATKFGFAVEENQPTRLNSRPDHIRRAVDGSLKRLRTDRIDLLYQHRVDPEVPMEEVAGTVKELIQAGKVLHFGLSEASAQSIRRAHAVQPVSALQSEYSPWWREPETKVFPTLEALGIGFVPYCPLGRGYFTGAVDERSRFAANDRRATVPRFTPENLAANMPFLALVRDWARRKNATPGQIALAWAMAQRPWIAPIPGTTRIPHLEENLGATAVELTPDELRAFDEGLARLHARGARIEPFGEGQIDH comes from the coding sequence ATGAAAGCGGGGCTGACCCTCGCGGCCGGCGCGGCGCTGACGAGCATTTTCGGCTGCGCGCAATCGGGGCTGTCGAAGCGAATGCCCGATCCCGGGATGACGGCGAAAGGCCACGTCCACGCACGAGGCAATCGCCGCAGGCTCGGTTCGCTGGAGGTGTCCTCCGTCGGCCTGGGGTGCTTACCGCTGGTCGGCTACTACGGTGAAAGGCTGGATCGAACCGCGTCGGTTGCGCTGATCCGCTGGGCCTTCGACCGCGGCTGCACGTTCTTCGACACGGCCGAGGTGTACGGCCCATACTTCAGCGAGGAGTGCGTCGGGGAGGCCCTGGCGCCGGTTCGTGACGAGGTCGTGATCGCCACCAAGTTCGGCTTTGCCGTGGAGGAAAACCAGCCGACCCGCCTGAACAGCCGCCCGGACCACATCCGCCGGGCGGTCGACGGCTCGTTGAAGCGCTTGCGCACGGACCGGATCGACCTGCTGTATCAGCATCGTGTCGACCCAGAGGTGCCCATGGAGGAGGTGGCCGGCACCGTGAAGGAGTTGATCCAGGCCGGCAAGGTCCTGCACTTCGGGCTTTCGGAAGCCAGCGCGCAGTCGATCCGCCGCGCTCACGCCGTGCAGCCGGTCAGTGCGCTGCAGAGCGAATATTCCCCGTGGTGGCGGGAACCCGAGACGAAGGTCTTCCCGACGCTGGAAGCGCTCGGGATCGGCTTCGTTCCCTATTGCCCACTCGGCCGCGGTTACTTCACCGGCGCGGTCGACGAGCGCAGCCGGTTCGCCGCCAACGATCGGCGGGCGACCGTTCCCCGCTTCACACCGGAGAACCTCGCGGCGAACATGCCGTTCCTGGCGCTGGTGCGCGACTGGGCCCGACGCAAGAACGCCACACCCGGACAGATCGCGCTCGCCTGGGCGATGGCGCAGAGGCCGTGGATCGCGCCGATCCCCGGAACGACGCGGATCCCGCACCTTGAGGAGAACCTGGGCGCCACCGCTGTCGAACTCACGCCGGATGAGCTGCGGGCATTCGACGAAGGATTGGCGCGGTTGCATGCTCGAGGCGCCAGGATCGAGCCGTTCGGCGAGGGCCAGATCGATCACTGA
- a CDS encoding LysR family transcriptional regulator produces the protein MKTALLPQLQVFLVVARLRSFSGAARELGLSTAAVSQSVRHLEEQLSVVLLTRTTRSVSLTDAGRRLIEGAGPGLGQALAALREVSAQPGEAVGRLRLSVPRMAVPFLITPVLPTFRERHPRVEVDVIIEDRFVDIVAEGYDAGVRLSEAIERDMVQVRLTDPFRFVVVGAPSYLARHGTPQRPEDLLRHECLTFRSETNGALYAWDLERGRRTWRVPVRGGVVTNDIHLPVALAQEGLGLAYAFEPVVAERLRTGQLVRVLEPYAPTVPGFFLYFPSRAQCSTPLRLFVEAARELAARRV, from the coding sequence ATGAAGACCGCTCTACTTCCCCAGCTCCAGGTGTTCCTCGTCGTGGCGCGTCTGCGCAGCTTCAGCGGCGCGGCGCGCGAGCTCGGCCTCTCCACGGCAGCGGTGAGTCAGTCCGTGCGCCATCTCGAGGAGCAACTGAGCGTGGTGCTGCTCACCCGCACGACGCGCAGCGTGTCGCTGACGGATGCCGGGCGGCGCCTGATCGAGGGCGCGGGCCCGGGACTGGGCCAGGCGCTCGCCGCCCTCCGCGAGGTGTCCGCGCAGCCGGGGGAGGCGGTGGGCCGGCTGAGGTTGTCGGTGCCGCGGATGGCGGTGCCCTTCCTCATCACCCCGGTCCTCCCCACCTTCCGTGAGCGCCACCCGCGGGTGGAGGTGGATGTCATCATCGAGGATCGCTTCGTGGACATCGTGGCGGAGGGCTACGACGCGGGCGTGCGGCTGAGCGAGGCCATTGAGCGCGACATGGTGCAGGTGCGGCTCACCGACCCGTTCCGCTTCGTGGTGGTTGGAGCTCCCAGCTACCTCGCACGCCACGGCACGCCCCAGCGCCCCGAGGACCTCCTGCGCCACGAGTGCCTCACCTTCCGCTCGGAGACGAACGGCGCGCTCTACGCGTGGGACCTGGAGCGGGGCCGCAGGACGTGGCGCGTGCCGGTGCGCGGCGGCGTGGTCACCAACGACATCCATCTGCCGGTCGCTCTGGCGCAGGAAGGCTTGGGGCTGGCGTACGCCTTCGAGCCGGTGGTGGCGGAGCGGCTGCGTACCGGGCAGCTCGTGAGGGTGCTCGAGCCCTACGCGCCCACCGTCCCCGGCTTCTTTCTCTACTTCCCCAGCCGTGCCCAATGCTCCACGCCTCTGCGCCTCTTCGTCGAGGCTGCCAGGGAGTTGGCCGCCAGGAGGGTGTGA
- a CDS encoding carboxymuconolactone decarboxylase family protein — protein sequence MKRLTTTVLLLPLLLSGCSHANGVGVAPDLRTSPAVAPQAKQPNIEGRRLSPDDVRRVAPALEQYTQERLYGEVWKRPGLTPRDRSIVTIATLIARNQAPALPYYFNQALDNGVKPSELSEIITHLAFYSGWANAFAAVGAAKDVFAQRGIGPDQVPPASVELLPLDEAAEARRAAQVEASFGAVAPGVVQYTTDVLFRDLWLRPALAPRDRSLVTVSALVASGQVAQIPYHLNRAMDNGLTRAQASEMLTHLAFYAGWPNVFSALPVAKDVFEKRPK from the coding sequence ATGAAACGACTCACCACAACCGTCCTGTTGCTCCCGCTGCTACTTTCAGGCTGTTCGCATGCGAACGGAGTAGGAGTTGCTCCAGATCTCAGGACGTCGCCGGCAGTAGCCCCTCAGGCGAAGCAGCCCAACATCGAGGGCCGGAGGCTGTCACCTGACGACGTCCGGCGGGTTGCGCCTGCCCTCGAGCAGTACACCCAGGAGCGCCTTTACGGCGAGGTATGGAAGCGTCCCGGCCTCACGCCGCGCGACCGCAGCATCGTCACGATCGCTACCCTGATCGCGCGCAACCAGGCACCGGCGCTTCCCTACTATTTCAACCAGGCCCTCGATAACGGCGTCAAGCCGAGCGAACTCTCGGAGATCATCACGCATCTCGCGTTCTATTCGGGCTGGGCGAATGCCTTTGCGGCCGTCGGGGCGGCGAAGGACGTCTTTGCTCAGCGCGGCATCGGACCTGATCAGGTCCCGCCGGCCTCTGTTGAGCTTCTTCCCCTGGACGAGGCCGCCGAGGCGCGACGCGCAGCTCAGGTCGAGGCGAGTTTCGGGGCGGTCGCTCCGGGAGTCGTGCAGTACACCACTGACGTGCTCTTCCGTGATCTCTGGTTGCGTCCGGCCCTGGCGCCCCGGGACCGGAGCTTGGTGACGGTGAGCGCCCTGGTTGCTTCAGGCCAGGTCGCGCAGATCCCCTATCACCTGAACAGGGCGATGGATAACGGCCTGACGCGAGCGCAGGCGTCCGAGATGCTCACGCACTTGGCCTTCTATGCAGGTTGGCCGAACGTCTTTTCCGCACTCCCCGTGGCCAAGGACGTGTTTGAGAAGCGTCCAAAATGA
- a CDS encoding recombinase family protein, with the protein MNEKIRATHLERRAIVYLRQSTLKQVHEHHESTARQYALQQRALELGWPTERIETLDEDMGQSGASASWRAGFQRLAEDVARGRVGAIFSLEVSRLARSSADWHRLLELCALADVLIADEDSVFSPRDYNDRLLLGLKGTMSEAEQYWMRLRLQGGRLSKARRGELFLPPPVGYEWDEAAQRLRLDPDEQVQRMVRLVFERFRMEGSAFAVMRYFERNGLKMPVRSQSMHQVRWGPARHGTILQILHNPAYAGAYVFGRREEHLALVNGQLKRRRIIKMPQEEWKVCLRDHHPAYISWEEYLANQKKLHENRSNSRLPDQRGAAREGNALLQGLVLCGRCGHRMQTRYHGLRRHAYYECRSPTPEGGDKSMCWMVAAAAIDEAVARLFLEVTQPPEIELGLAVAREVERQVGEVQHQWKLRLERVRYEAQLAERRYKAIDPDNRVVARTLEREWDDRLRELEEAEHEYQEVLKREKLELTDKDRARILALSKDLSRVWNAKSTTHAERKNLLRILVREVTLRPLEVPERMTRIQVVWQTGASSDLSIPRRTRFEARKTSAEAVECIRTLFEEKRSDDEIAVELNRRGLRSGGKRPWDAKAVSWVRWRHGLHHLPVPPQAGPQPTRRADGLYSVRGVAEYFNVTRWIVYYWIKEGWLKGVEGGGMGRCWWFKLDSQTIKRLTDARSRGYGPGGRSHSQSRLREEGHYA; encoded by the coding sequence ATGAACGAGAAGATTCGAGCAACCCATCTGGAGCGGCGCGCGATTGTCTACCTGCGACAGTCCACACTCAAGCAGGTCCACGAACACCATGAATCCACCGCTCGCCAGTATGCCCTGCAACAGCGGGCCTTGGAGCTGGGTTGGCCGACCGAGCGGATAGAGACCTTGGATGAGGACATGGGCCAGAGCGGTGCAAGCGCGAGCTGGCGTGCAGGCTTCCAACGGCTGGCCGAGGACGTTGCACGCGGACGAGTAGGAGCCATCTTCTCCCTGGAAGTTTCGCGCCTGGCCCGCTCTTCAGCGGACTGGCACCGCCTGCTCGAACTGTGTGCCCTGGCCGATGTCCTCATCGCAGACGAGGACTCCGTCTTCAGCCCTCGGGATTACAATGACCGGTTGTTGCTCGGTCTCAAAGGCACCATGAGTGAGGCCGAGCAGTACTGGATGCGCCTGCGCCTGCAAGGGGGCAGACTCTCCAAGGCCAGGCGGGGCGAGCTCTTTCTCCCGCCACCGGTCGGCTACGAATGGGATGAAGCGGCTCAGCGCTTGCGCCTCGACCCTGACGAGCAGGTCCAACGCATGGTGCGCCTGGTCTTCGAGCGCTTTCGTATGGAGGGCAGTGCCTTCGCGGTCATGCGCTACTTCGAAAGGAATGGGCTGAAGATGCCTGTTCGCTCTCAAAGCATGCACCAGGTGCGCTGGGGTCCCGCACGTCACGGAACCATCCTCCAGATACTTCACAATCCCGCATACGCGGGTGCCTACGTCTTCGGCCGCCGCGAGGAGCATCTGGCGCTGGTGAATGGTCAGTTGAAGCGACGGCGCATCATCAAAATGCCACAGGAAGAATGGAAGGTATGTCTGCGAGACCACCACCCGGCATATATTTCCTGGGAGGAATACCTGGCCAACCAGAAGAAGCTCCATGAAAACCGCTCCAACTCCAGGTTGCCGGACCAACGTGGTGCTGCTCGCGAAGGGAATGCGCTGCTGCAAGGCCTCGTGCTGTGTGGGCGGTGTGGCCACCGCATGCAGACGCGCTATCACGGCCTACGACGCCATGCGTACTACGAGTGCCGTAGTCCCACACCAGAAGGTGGCGACAAGAGCATGTGCTGGATGGTCGCGGCAGCAGCGATTGATGAGGCCGTTGCCAGGCTCTTTCTCGAGGTAACTCAGCCCCCAGAAATCGAACTCGGGCTCGCCGTGGCCCGAGAGGTGGAACGCCAGGTGGGCGAGGTCCAGCATCAATGGAAGTTGCGCTTGGAGCGTGTCCGCTATGAGGCTCAACTGGCGGAGCGCCGCTATAAGGCCATTGACCCAGATAACCGTGTCGTGGCCCGGACTCTTGAGCGCGAGTGGGACGACCGTCTTCGCGAACTCGAAGAGGCTGAGCACGAGTACCAGGAGGTCCTCAAGCGCGAGAAGCTCGAACTGACGGACAAGGACCGGGCAAGAATCCTTGCTCTCTCAAAAGACCTGTCTCGCGTCTGGAATGCGAAGAGCACGACCCATGCAGAGCGCAAAAATCTCCTCCGTATCCTTGTGCGAGAGGTAACGCTGAGGCCGCTCGAAGTGCCCGAGCGGATGACGCGTATTCAGGTGGTCTGGCAGACGGGGGCGAGCAGTGACCTCAGCATCCCACGTCGTACTCGATTCGAGGCAAGGAAGACCTCCGCCGAAGCTGTCGAGTGCATTCGCACGCTGTTCGAAGAAAAGAGGAGCGATGACGAGATAGCGGTCGAACTCAATCGGCGCGGCTTGCGCTCCGGTGGCAAACGCCCTTGGGATGCGAAGGCAGTGAGTTGGGTCCGCTGGCGCCACGGTCTCCATCACTTGCCCGTGCCACCGCAGGCGGGGCCGCAACCCACTCGCCGAGCTGATGGCCTCTACTCCGTGCGCGGGGTGGCTGAGTACTTCAACGTCACCAGGTGGATAGTGTACTACTGGATAAAAGAGGGCTGGCTCAAGGGTGTCGAGGGCGGTGGGATGGGGCGCTGCTGGTGGTTCAAGCTGGATAGCCAGACAATCAAGCGCCTGACTGATGCCAGGTCCCGAGGGTACGGGCCAGGCGGGCGTAGTCATTCCCAGAGCCGTCTCCGAGAAGAGGGGCATTATGCATAG